A single window of Hemibagrus wyckioides isolate EC202008001 linkage group LG28, SWU_Hwy_1.0, whole genome shotgun sequence DNA harbors:
- the LOC131348168 gene encoding gamma-crystallin M2-like encodes MVRSADHTTFWRDTCPAVPKPGCDASCLDAEVPQHFGADRFLIFSSCGLLEVIRYQTQHKWIPGQETALGGSNDEDEECWRADAQVLQLGGFVWYRKPYSSMLLAQEFKQKGGAGRSGEGEIPVQIIFYEGRNFMGRSWECSGDCYNMSAYLNRCYSCRVESGCWMVYDRPNFMGNQYFLRKGEYNDYIGTWGMNGWIRSCRWIPMYSGPYKMRLYPRENYMGQMMEMSDDCDSFMDRYNWSHGCMSCHVMDGHWLMYEYPNYKGRMWYFGPGQYRNFRHMMGMSGMRFMSMRRVMDSWYN; translated from the exons ATGGTACGCTCAGCTGATCACACCACCTTCTGGAGAGACACATGTCCTGCTGTTCctaaaccaggctgtgatgcttCCTGTCTGGATGCTGAAGTTCCTCAGCACTTTGGAGCTGACAG gtttttaatcttcTCCAGCTGTGGCCTTCTGGAAGTTATCAGATATCAGACACAGCACAAGTGGATCCCCGGTCAGGAAACAGCACTGGGAGGCTccaatgatgaagatgaggagtgTTGGAGAGCTGACGCTCAGGttctccagcttggtg GGTTTGTATGGTACAGAAAGCCCTACAGCTCCATGCTGCTGGCTCAGGAGTTTAAACAAAAGGGGGGTGCAGGGCGTTCGGGCGAGGGCGAG attcCTGTACAGATCATCTTCTACGAAGGCCGGAATTTCATGGGCCGGTCCTGGGAATGCAGCGGTGACTGCTACAACATGTCCGCCTACCTGAACCGCTGTTACTCCTGCCGAGTGGAGAGCGGCTGCTGGATGGTGTACGATCGGCCCAACTTCATGGGCAACCAGTATTTCCTCAGGAAGGGAGAGTACAACGACTACATCGGCACGTGGGGAATGAACGGATGGATCCGCTCCTGCCGCTGGATCCCCATG tacagcgGTCCCTACAAAATGAGGCTCTACCCCCGGGAGAACTACATGGGCCAGATGATGGAGATGTCTGATGACTGCGACTCCTTCATGGACCGTTATAACTGGTCTCACGGCTGCATGTCGTGTCACGTGATGGACGGCCACTGGCTCATGTACGAGTATCCTAACTACAAAGGCAGGATGTGGTACTTCGGCCCCGGACAGTACCGGAACTTCAGGCACATGATGGGAATGAGTGGCATGAGGTTCATGAGCATGAGGCGCGTCATGGATTCCTGGTACAACTAA